The following coding sequences are from one Humulus lupulus chromosome X, drHumLupu1.1, whole genome shotgun sequence window:
- the LOC133804477 gene encoding uncharacterized protein LOC133804477: MENMLRRSKDAILGHGRRRNKTIKPATVGRCKKHPKHHQSPGVCSLCLSNKLSQLKHMNPKSFSRRTSTTTGSGSSSTTSSLSSYYSSEDDDDVEEEEEYEYCRNRYEGKRTASFLLSGNNMNNVLKKSRSLAFVSRNKDARSSSTTTSHDHDEKRSGGGFWSKLINPKANNNNKRSGISRHRDEQGPKFMHSRTVGERSVLHHQLVY; this comes from the coding sequence ATGGAGAACATGTTAAGAAGATCTAAAGACGCCATTTTGGGCCACGGCAGACGGCGCAATAAGACCATTAAGCCCGCCACCGTTGGCCGCTGCAAGAAGCACCCCAAGCACCACCAGTCACCGGGCGTTTGCTCGCTTTGTTTAAGTAACAAACTGTCGCAGCTAAAACATATGAACCCGAAGAGCTTCTCTCGTAGAACATCCACCACCACGGGCTCTGGTAGTTCTTCTACGACATCTTCTTTGTCGTCGTATTACTCGTCCGAGGACGATGATGAtgtggaagaagaagaggagtacGAGTACTGTCGTAATCGTTACGAGGGAAAGAGAACGGCGTCGTTTTTGCTGAGCGGGAACAATATGAATAATGTGCTTAAGAAGAGTAGATCGTTGGCTTTTGTTTCGAGAAATAAAGACGCACgtagtagtagtactactacTTCTCATGATCATGATGAGAAAAGATCGGGTGGTGGGTTTTGGTCAAAGTTGATTAATCCAAaggctaataataataataagcgaTCGGGTATTAGTCGTCATCGTGATGAACAAGGGCCTAAATTCATGCATTCAAGAACAGTTGGAGAGAGATCAGTGTTACATCATCAATTGGTGTATTGA